TATCTTTATATCCCGTACTTATTACAGAAGATATTCATCCGGCAGAGCTTTGATTCTCAGGAAAGCGCTCTTCACCTTCCTGAATCCATCTCACCTTATCTGCACCGTGCAAGGTTTGAGCAAGGAATAACATGCACTCAAAAAACAGTTCTACTACTACAACGGAGTATCGTTCCTTTAATTTTTCTAAAGCCTCAGTCAAACGGAATAGACTGGGCGTATTTTTCCTACTTTTTTCAATAACCTCACGACCTGCGCTTGTAGGATAAACATGAACAACCCTTCCATCAATATCGGATTTTTCAATGCTTACTAATTGTTTTTCCATCAGCTTTTTTATATGAATGACAATAGATGAGGGATGCCAAAACGTCCAATCAGCAATCTGCGTAACACGTACTCCTTCGTAGCAGCAAATGATCCACAAAATATTTAATTGTACGGATGAATCCAAATTCGCTGCCTTGGCAGCTCTTTCCCAATCGTCTTTGTTTACAACATTGATTGCTCGTAATGTATTTAACGCTTCATGCACCTGTCGTACCGCTGTATCCTTCATTTTCCCATTCCCCCAACTGATTTTTGTCTCTCTACAAGTATAAATTTTCATCATTGTACTATTTTCAGAAAATATAATCAATTGCTTTCCGTATTTTGTGTCCGCTTGCAGAAGCCTAAACTGTAATGCTACACTAAATGTGGAAGAAAATTCGTATTTTTGATATGGGAGTGAACTGATTCGTGAATATGCAATCCGCCTATGTATACCTAGTAGATGGTTCCATCGCCTCCACGGTTACTCTTGAAGATGTCAAAACATTTTTACAAAAATACCGAAAGAAAACCAGTAAAACAGGACAACAATTGGATTGGAACTATACAGATGCCTCCTTTCCCTATCATATCGAAGAACCTGCGGAAGGAAAAGACACATTTTTCATTTTAAAGGGCAAAGATCAGAATCTTTATAAATATGTGATCATTGGCGTAGGCACACGTCTAAAAGACAATCAGGAGCGGGCATTCATTCAGGTTAGTATTCCCGACACAGCTACTCAGAATGATAAAAGTAAAGGCAACGAATACTGTCGTTATTTAGCCCGCGAGGTAAAAGGAGAGCTTCACCTATTCAACGGCAGAATTCAATATTTTCAGCCACGCAAGCCTTAAATTCGGATTTTTCAAACAAATGTCCAAGCAAAATGGCACCCTTCCAATATGATACAGAGTGAAGGTGCTTATCTCACTATAAGTACCTTCTTTGACTCCACCATCCGGTTATAAGGAGGTGCTTTTTTATAGAACGCTCTGATTTCATTTCGCTTGTACGTACACCGGCTCAGATCGCCTTTGAAAAGTATAATATTTACGCCTCTATAACCATTGCTCAAGCCATTTTGGAATCTGGATTTGGTAACTTTATTCCAAAGGACACTGCTACAGGTCGGACATCCTATAATCTTTTTGGAATAAAAGGAGTAGGTCCCTCAGGCTCTGTTCATGTAGAAACCAAAGAATATCTTCAAGGCTCCTGGGTTACAAAAACACAAGAATTCAAAGCCTATCATAGCTTTCTTGAATCCATTGAAGACCACTCACAGCTCTTATTACGTCCTCGCTATCAATCCGTTATTCAAGCAACTACTCCTTATCAAGCAGCCCAACAGTTAGAACAAGCCGGATATGCTACCGACCCAGACTATGCGGAAAAGCTACAAAATATAATCAAAACCTATAATTTAATCCAGTATGATCAAAAAAAGTCCCCCTCTGAGAATTTTGTAGCTGCTTGGAAGCTAGAAATAGGTAAGCGTGCCCTAGAAGAAGGAATCATCACGTCTCCCGAATGGTTGCATGACTTAGATAAGCCTATGCCTGTCTGGGCTGTACTAGCAGTGGCGCTGCGTGTGTATGACAAATGTCGTGAAGGTAAAGAAACGCAATGAAAAACAAAAGACAGGTTCCCTGATCGGGTCCTGTCTTTCCTATAGGTGCTACGAAAGTATTTCAGATCTGGTTAGCGAATAGAATCTTCCGTCTACCATACGTATGCCGAGATCGACACAATATTTACACCCTTCCATTACTCCGTAGAGAATCCAATTGCTTGCTCGATAGTTGATGTCATAATCTGTATAGCTGTCTAGCCCGTCATTTTTAATTTCAGTCCGGTACGTTACATCATACAGACGCAGAACTAGCGGCAGCTCATGGAATGGAATGGAAAATTCTTGCTCAATCTCTTGCTGGTATTCCTCCGTCACAAGCCAAGAGGCTAAAATCGATTGGGGGTCTTTCCAGGCAATACGTATACTCGGGCCGTCTGTATCTGTTGATGACCGCGTGGCTTTTGTCTTCATTCGCTTTCATCTTTCCTTTCTTACATTACATAATAGTAATTACTTCTAATCATTATATCATCAGGTAGCTAATTTTGAAAACGGTGGAAGAGCATTTTATCTCCCTACTGTAAAGGAATTCTCTCCCACAACGATCATGTTTGCATCCTTTTCTTTTTTCATTGTTAGCTGTACTTTATACGTACCGTTCTTTTTTAACTTTGTGGAAACAAAGGGTTGGGAGAAGAAGAATCCTCCATCGCGTACAGAGTAGGATTTCTCCTTGCTGCTATCCACCACATTGCCATCCGGACCGATAATGTTGACTTTGACGCTCATATCCTTAGCATCAATGATATTATCTACCTCTACATATACGCCAAAGTTACGCGGAATGTTTTTTTCCAGAAATCCTGTTACGGGATTAGTCAGCACAATATCATTATTTTTGTTTTGCTGAACTCCTTCAAGTACCATAATATTGACATTCGGCTTATCGATGAACAGTTTACCTGTCTCTCTATCATAAGTAGCAAAGCCACCAAGGCTAGTAATCAATTCTTGCGTCATATCAAGTGTTGAAGCCGTAACCTCTATTTTAGTATTGCGCTCTCCATTGAAATATGTACGTATGCTGGTATCTCCCCATGCAGTTGTAGCTGTAGCTGCAACAATGACAGTTGCAAGTCCTGCTATCCATTTCTTTTTCATCACAATTCCTCCATCAATCATAATATATAGAAAGCCGAAGCTTATACTTGTATGCTTTCAGATCAAAAGGATATATGTTCCTTTTTGTTTTCTTTATATCTTAGACGCATTATTTCTTAAATAGTTGTGGTTAAAAAAGAACTTTTTTACCTTCATCCACAGTATCCACAGTATGTTCTCAAATTTTATGCACAAGTGGATAATAGTGATTTGAAGCTAATTCTGATAGCAAAGCTTCCTTTTCTCATTGATGACTTAGATTAGATTGTGGATAACCAATCGGATATTTGTACATATAGCAAAAAGACGACCCACAGGCCGTCTTTGGTTGCTTTTTAGTTGTTTTCATTTGACATTGCATTTTCATATTGGCGAAAGAAACGGGTGATAATTTCGATTGCATGTTCGATAGCTTGTTCGTTTGGTTCTAGCTTAGCATGGTGCAAGCCATAAGGAGTGTCTACACCGAGCCAAAATAAAAAGCCAGGGATTTCAGCCAAAAAGTATCCGAAATCTTCACCGGTCATCGCTTCGGTGCACCGAACCAATGTAACATCATCCTGTCGATCCAACCAGCTCATAAATCGTTTGGACAGCTCTGGATCATTATACACCTGACAGTACATGGCACCATAATCAATTGTTGCTTCACAATCGAAGCCTGTTTCTATCCCTTGGACGATCGCTTCAATCCGCTGTTTAATCTTACGCATCGAATCCTGAGACAGCGTGCGAATCGTTCCTTCTAGTCGAGCTACCTCGGCGATAATATTTTGCTTTGTACCGCCTTCGATTTTACCTACCGTAATTACTCCAGCATCTAACGGATTTACATTTCGAGCAACAATCGTCTGTAATTGGGTCACAAGCTGTGCCGCTACAACTACCATATCATTGGCGAGATGCGGATAAGCTGCATGCCCACCCTTTCCCTTCACCTCAATAAATAATTCTGAAGTGTTGGCAAAGAAAACTCCTTCTTTCATTGCAATGGTTCCGACTGGATATTCTGGTGCGATATGCAGAGCAAAGATAGCATCGGGCTGATAGCAACGAAATTCAGGGCTGGCTAGCATTGGTTCCGCACCGCCTGGCCCCTCTTCTGCTGGTTGAAAAACAAACAATAAATCGTCTTCAGCAGGACTTTTGGCAAACTCACTTAGGATGCCAAGCCCTATAGCCATGTGTAGATCATGTCCGCATGCATGCATATAGCCCTGATGCTGGGAATGAAAATCATAGCTGGTCTCCTCTTCAATCGGCAGTCCATCCATGTCAGCACGCCAAGCTAGCATTCGCTTCGGAGATGTCCCGTTCACTTTAACTAGCACACCTGTTTTCCAAGTTGTTACCTCAAGATGCTCCTGAGGTAACTGGGCAATAAATGAAAGCAAAAACTGCTGCGTTTTAAACTCCGCAAAACCAGGCTCCGGGATCTTGTGCAACTCACGGCGAATAGCTACAAAAGGGGATGTCATTTACATAACCTC
The nucleotide sequence above comes from Brevibacillus laterosporus LMG 15441. Encoded proteins:
- a CDS encoding MarR family winged helix-turn-helix transcriptional regulator translates to MKDTAVRQVHEALNTLRAINVVNKDDWERAAKAANLDSSVQLNILWIICCYEGVRVTQIADWTFWHPSSIVIHIKKLMEKQLVSIEKSDIDGRVVHVYPTSAGREVIEKSRKNTPSLFRLTEALEKLKERYSVVVVELFFECMLFLAQTLHGADKVRWIQEGEERFPENQSSAG
- a CDS encoding DUF1885 family protein, which codes for MNMQSAYVYLVDGSIASTVTLEDVKTFLQKYRKKTSKTGQQLDWNYTDASFPYHIEEPAEGKDTFFILKGKDQNLYKYVIIGVGTRLKDNQERAFIQVSIPDTATQNDKSKGNEYCRYLAREVKGELHLFNGRIQYFQPRKP
- a CDS encoding glycoside hydrolase family 73 protein, which produces MERSDFISLVRTPAQIAFEKYNIYASITIAQAILESGFGNFIPKDTATGRTSYNLFGIKGVGPSGSVHVETKEYLQGSWVTKTQEFKAYHSFLESIEDHSQLLLRPRYQSVIQATTPYQAAQQLEQAGYATDPDYAEKLQNIIKTYNLIQYDQKKSPSENFVAAWKLEIGKRALEEGIITSPEWLHDLDKPMPVWAVLAVALRVYDKCREGKETQ
- a CDS encoding DUF4912 domain-containing protein — its product is MKTKATRSSTDTDGPSIRIAWKDPQSILASWLVTEEYQQEIEQEFSIPFHELPLVLRLYDVTYRTEIKNDGLDSYTDYDINYRASNWILYGVMEGCKYCVDLGIRMVDGRFYSLTRSEILS
- a CDS encoding N-acetyldiaminopimelate deacetylase; its protein translation is MTSPFVAIRRELHKIPEPGFAEFKTQQFLLSFIAQLPQEHLEVTTWKTGVLVKVNGTSPKRMLAWRADMDGLPIEEETSYDFHSQHQGYMHACGHDLHMAIGLGILSEFAKSPAEDDLLFVFQPAEEGPGGAEPMLASPEFRCYQPDAIFALHIAPEYPVGTIAMKEGVFFANTSELFIEVKGKGGHAAYPHLANDMVVVAAQLVTQLQTIVARNVNPLDAGVITVGKIEGGTKQNIIAEVARLEGTIRTLSQDSMRKIKQRIEAIVQGIETGFDCEATIDYGAMYCQVYNDPELSKRFMSWLDRQDDVTLVRCTEAMTGEDFGYFLAEIPGFLFWLGVDTPYGLHHAKLEPNEQAIEHAIEIITRFFRQYENAMSNENN